A genome region from Blautia coccoides includes the following:
- a CDS encoding DnaD domain protein, whose protein sequence is MGQFIIHNDFPGDFTLVSNYFLDTYMPQANGEFVKIYLWLLRSASVSGSALELSSIADIFNCTENDVLRALKYWKNTGVLNVTFDGRGNLKELRLCSLTGGAKAVLSQTPPASPAKALSSTVPEAAASREKSLPPQQKALSPDKVKELSGRDDVIELLFIAEQYLGKTLTPTEINKLLYFYEELHFSKDLMEYLIEYCVSKGSRSIRYIETVALAWADQKITTVEQAKQETNTYNKNFFAILKAFGIKNRNPVDEEIRYMNLWLNEYAFTLDIISAACSRTVIATGQPNFAYADSILHNWQKKGVKHLSDIDKLDEDRRQQKAAKAESSAARPKPAPSKNKFNNFHQRTYNVDELEKQLLK, encoded by the coding sequence ATGGGACAGTTCATCATACATAACGATTTTCCCGGAGATTTTACTCTTGTCTCCAACTATTTTCTGGATACTTATATGCCGCAGGCCAATGGAGAATTTGTGAAAATCTATCTATGGCTTCTGCGCAGCGCGTCTGTATCCGGTTCCGCTCTGGAGCTGTCATCAATTGCCGATATCTTTAATTGTACGGAAAATGACGTGCTCCGCGCATTGAAATACTGGAAAAACACAGGCGTCCTGAATGTGACCTTCGATGGACGCGGCAATTTAAAAGAGCTCCGGCTGTGTTCTCTCACAGGCGGAGCTAAAGCTGTGCTCTCCCAGACTCCCCCGGCTTCCCCGGCAAAAGCACTGTCTTCGACAGTACCTGAAGCGGCCGCCTCCAGGGAAAAAAGCCTGCCGCCCCAGCAAAAAGCCCTGTCTCCCGACAAAGTAAAAGAACTGTCCGGCCGGGATGACGTGATCGAGCTTCTGTTTATCGCGGAGCAATATCTGGGAAAGACCCTGACGCCCACGGAGATCAACAAGCTTCTCTATTTTTATGAAGAACTGCATTTCTCAAAGGATCTGATGGAATATCTGATCGAATACTGTGTCTCCAAGGGAAGCCGCAGTATCCGCTATATTGAAACTGTGGCGCTTGCCTGGGCGGATCAGAAGATCACTACAGTGGAACAGGCAAAACAGGAGACCAATACATATAACAAGAATTTCTTCGCCATCCTGAAAGCTTTCGGCATTAAAAACCGGAACCCTGTGGATGAGGAAATCCGTTATATGAACCTCTGGCTGAATGAGTACGCCTTCACACTGGATATTATATCCGCTGCCTGCAGCCGTACTGTCATTGCCACAGGACAGCCTAATTTTGCCTATGCGGATTCGATTCTCCACAACTGGCAGAAAAAAGGTGTCAAACACCTGTCTGATATAGACAAGCTGGATGAAGACCGCCGCCAGCAGAAGGCTGCAAAGGCGGAAAGCAGTGCGGCCCGCCCCAAACCGGCGCCGTCTAAAAACAAATTCAACAACTTCCACCAGCGTACCTATAATGTGGACGAACTGGAGAAGCAATTACTGAAATAA
- a CDS encoding uroporphyrinogen decarboxylase family protein yields the protein MKKLTEKTNYLMTLRGEQPEWVPTYSFGPMPNMTRPCTSCMLEPEIVAYFRFQGGGKDCWGVTYVPTRETGNALLPKPGEFILDDITKWRDVIKAPSLEGIDWEAMAKKQLEGFYRQGVNREDTAIALNMHVGYFQNLMAFMGFTEGLCAMAEEPEEVYAMFDYMCDFYTEITRQIIGYVKPDVLTLMDDTAAWRAPFISQQMYHDLVLPFHDRQAKFGRDLGIPITMHNCGKAEPFIDDWLSIGVNAWDPAQTCNDLTGIKEKYGNKLVIMGGFDPRDHLADPNVTEEEIRQAVRDTMDRLAPGGGFCWCGGYLGAVDDPEVIRKNAVLFDEVFRYGDEFYKK from the coding sequence ATGAAAAAATTAACTGAGAAAACCAATTATCTGATGACTTTAAGGGGAGAACAGCCAGAGTGGGTTCCTACCTACAGCTTTGGTCCTATGCCAAATATGACAAGGCCCTGTACATCTTGTATGCTGGAGCCTGAAATTGTGGCATATTTCCGTTTTCAGGGAGGCGGCAAGGACTGCTGGGGTGTGACTTATGTCCCCACAAGAGAGACAGGAAATGCACTGCTTCCCAAGCCGGGCGAATTTATCTTGGACGATATCACAAAATGGAGGGATGTCATCAAAGCCCCTTCTCTGGAGGGCATAGATTGGGAAGCAATGGCTAAAAAGCAACTGGAGGGATTTTACCGTCAGGGGGTAAACAGGGAAGATACGGCAATTGCCCTGAATATGCACGTGGGGTATTTCCAGAATCTGATGGCATTTATGGGATTTACGGAAGGCCTCTGCGCCATGGCAGAGGAGCCGGAAGAAGTATACGCTATGTTTGATTATATGTGTGATTTTTATACAGAGATCACGCGGCAGATCATCGGTTATGTGAAGCCTGATGTACTGACACTTATGGATGATACGGCCGCCTGGAGAGCACCTTTTATTTCCCAGCAGATGTATCATGATCTGGTACTGCCTTTCCATGACAGACAGGCAAAATTCGGAAGAGACCTGGGAATACCCATTACCATGCACAATTGCGGCAAGGCAGAGCCTTTTATTGATGACTGGCTTTCCATTGGTGTAAATGCCTGGGATCCGGCTCAGACCTGCAATGATCTGACCGGTATCAAGGAAAAGTATGGCAACAAGCTGGTCATTATGGGTGGGTTTGACCCCCGGGATCATCTGGCTGACCCGAATGTGACAGAAGAGGAAATACGCCAGGCGGTGAGGGATACTATGGACCGGCTGGCACCGGGAGGCGGTTTCTGCTGGTGCGGAGGATATCTGGGAGCTGTAGATGACCCGGAAGTGATAAGAAAAAATGCTGTTTTGTTTGATGAAGTATTCCGTTACGGTGATGAATTCTATAAAAAATGA
- a CDS encoding RsmF rRNA methyltransferase first C-terminal domain-containing protein, producing the protein MTEQLPKAFLRRMEDMLQDEYTAFLKSYENPRHFGLRVNTLKISVEEFLKINPFRLTPVPWTENGFYYEETDHPAKHPYYAAGLYYLQEPSAMAPASLLPVTPGDYVLDLCAAPGGKATELGSKLKKQGLLVANDISNSRAKALQRNIELCGIPNSFITNEVPASLAKAMPEFFDKILVDAPCSGEGMFRKEPAVAKTWDEDRPLFFAKLQRECVSAAISMLKPGGLMLYSTCTFAPVENEGTVSFILEEYPDMELLEIDGYKGFTPGNPEWGNKNPELSKCLRIFPHRIDGEGHFMALMRKKGSSPQTLSDHKTKQDKEAGKLLSEFFADKEIPFPVDRIEVRSSNVYCLPPADNHFKGIRFLRNGLFLGELKKNRFEPSQPLALALKADDFPSRLSLSPQDERIGRYLKGETLLIEKGECTRDKGWQLVCVDNFPLGFGKLVNGTLKNKYPAGWRIH; encoded by the coding sequence ATGACTGAACAACTCCCCAAAGCCTTCCTCCGCCGCATGGAGGATATGCTTCAGGATGAATATACAGCATTTTTGAAAAGTTATGAAAACCCCAGGCACTTTGGGCTTAGGGTCAACACTCTGAAAATTTCCGTGGAGGAATTTCTTAAAATAAATCCATTCCGCCTGACGCCTGTCCCATGGACTGAAAACGGCTTTTACTACGAGGAAACAGACCATCCTGCAAAGCATCCCTACTACGCAGCCGGTCTGTATTATCTCCAGGAACCCAGTGCAATGGCCCCCGCCTCTCTTCTTCCTGTTACACCCGGAGACTATGTTCTGGATCTCTGTGCCGCTCCGGGCGGAAAGGCTACAGAACTTGGTTCAAAACTAAAAAAACAGGGCCTGCTGGTTGCCAATGATATCAGCAATTCCCGTGCAAAAGCCCTGCAGAGAAATATAGAGCTGTGTGGTATCCCAAACTCATTTATCACCAATGAAGTGCCCGCTTCGCTGGCCAAAGCTATGCCAGAGTTCTTTGACAAGATCCTGGTTGATGCTCCCTGCTCCGGGGAAGGCATGTTCAGAAAAGAACCTGCCGTTGCCAAAACCTGGGACGAGGACAGACCCCTTTTCTTTGCCAAACTTCAGCGGGAATGTGTCTCTGCCGCCATATCCATGCTGAAGCCCGGCGGCCTGATGCTCTATTCCACCTGTACCTTTGCCCCTGTTGAAAATGAAGGAACGGTTTCCTTTATTTTGGAAGAATATCCGGATATGGAGCTTTTGGAGATCGACGGATATAAGGGCTTTACTCCCGGCAATCCTGAGTGGGGGAACAAAAATCCTGAGCTTTCCAAGTGCCTCCGTATTTTCCCGCACAGAATAGACGGAGAAGGGCATTTTATGGCTCTTATGAGAAAGAAAGGCAGCTCCCCGCAGACTTTATCCGATCACAAAACAAAACAGGATAAAGAAGCCGGGAAGCTGCTGTCAGAATTTTTCGCAGATAAGGAGATTCCCTTCCCTGTGGACCGCATAGAAGTGCGCAGCAGCAATGTATACTGCCTGCCGCCTGCGGATAACCATTTTAAGGGAATCCGTTTTCTCAGAAACGGACTGTTTCTGGGTGAATTAAAGAAAAACCGCTTTGAGCCGTCTCAGCCTCTGGCACTGGCTCTTAAAGCTGACGACTTTCCCTCCCGCCTCAGTCTCTCTCCACAGGATGAGCGTATCGGGCGTTACCTGAAGGGCGAGACTCTCCTGATAGAGAAAGGGGAATGCACCAGAGATAAGGGGTGGCAGTTAGTCTGTGTGGATAATTTTCCTCTTGGATTCGGAAAACTGGTAAACGGTACACTTAAAAACAAATATCCCGCCGGATGGCGTATTCATTGA
- a CDS encoding glucose-1-phosphate adenylyltransferase — MIKKEMIAMLLAGGQGSRLGVLTAKVAKPAVTFGGKYRIIDFPLSNCINSGVDTVGVLTQYQPLRLNTHIGIGIPWDLDKNVGGVSILPPYEKKTDTEWYTGTANAIYQNMAYMEEYNPDYVLILGGDHIYKMDYEVMLDYHKANKADVTLACMPVPWEEASRFGLAITDESGRVTDFEEKPEHPKSNLASMGIYIFSWPVLKDALLALKDQPGCDFGKHILPYCKEKGQRLFAYEYNGYWKDVGTLGSYWEANMELIDIIPEFNLYEEFWKIYTKSDIIPPQYISADAVVERSIVGEGTEIYGEVHNSVIGAGVVIKKGAVVRDSIIMKQAFIGENCVIDKAIIAENVTVGDNVIMGIGEEVPNKEKPGVYSFGLVTVGENTVIPSDVKIGKNTAIVGETSSEDYPDGILESGETLNKEGETA, encoded by the coding sequence ATGATTAAGAAAGAGATGATTGCAATGTTGCTCGCAGGTGGACAAGGCAGCAGATTAGGCGTATTGACTGCAAAAGTCGCAAAGCCCGCAGTGACATTCGGGGGAAAGTACAGAATAATAGATTTCCCGCTGAGCAACTGCATTAATTCAGGAGTTGATACCGTAGGTGTACTGACACAGTACCAGCCGCTTCGTCTGAATACTCATATCGGCATCGGTATTCCGTGGGATCTCGATAAGAATGTTGGAGGCGTATCTATTCTTCCGCCATATGAGAAGAAGACAGATACGGAATGGTATACAGGAACTGCAAATGCTATCTACCAGAATATGGCATATATGGAGGAGTATAATCCCGATTATGTACTGATTCTGGGCGGCGACCACATTTATAAAATGGACTATGAGGTAATGCTGGATTACCACAAAGCGAACAAGGCTGATGTCACATTGGCATGTATGCCCGTTCCGTGGGAGGAGGCAAGCCGTTTTGGACTTGCTATCACAGATGAATCAGGACGCGTTACGGATTTTGAGGAGAAACCGGAGCATCCAAAGAGTAATCTGGCATCTATGGGTATTTACATTTTTAGCTGGCCGGTACTGAAGGACGCCCTTCTTGCCCTGAAAGACCAGCCGGGATGTGACTTTGGTAAACATATCCTTCCGTACTGCAAGGAAAAAGGCCAGCGCCTGTTTGCTTACGAATATAATGGATATTGGAAAGATGTCGGTACACTTGGCTCCTATTGGGAAGCTAATATGGAACTGATCGACATTATCCCGGAATTCAATTTATATGAGGAATTCTGGAAGATCTATACTAAGAGTGATATCATTCCTCCGCAGTATATTTCTGCTGATGCTGTAGTGGAGAGAAGTATAGTGGGAGAGGGAACTGAGATATACGGTGAGGTACATAATTCCGTTATTGGTGCGGGTGTCGTAATTAAAAAAGGCGCAGTCGTGCGCGATTCCATTATCATGAAGCAGGCCTTCATCGGAGAAAACTGCGTGATAGACAAGGCTATCATTGCGGAGAATGTCACGGTGGGAGACAATGTGATCATGGGAATCGGCGAAGAGGTTCCGAACAAAGAAAAACCAGGCGTGTACTCCTTTGGTCTTGTAACTGTAGGAGAGAACACGGTGATTCCGTCAGATGTAAAGATTGGCAAGAACACAGCGATCGTGGGTGAGACGTCAAGCGAAGACTATCCGGACGGCATACTGGAGAGCGGCGAAACATTGAATAAGGAAGGTGAGACAGCATGA
- the spoVG gene encoding septation regulator SpoVG encodes MNITDVRVRRVAKEGKMKAVVSITIDEEFVVHDIKVIEGEKGLFIAMPSRKATDGEYRDIAHPINSETRERIQGIILEKYEQVLAEEPAEAEVEA; translated from the coding sequence ATGAACATCACAGATGTAAGAGTAAGAAGAGTTGCGAAGGAAGGTAAGATGAAAGCTGTTGTCTCCATTACGATCGATGAAGAATTTGTAGTGCATGACATCAAGGTTATCGAGGGGGAAAAAGGTTTGTTCATTGCCATGCCCAGCCGTAAAGCAACCGACGGTGAGTACAGGGACATCGCACATCCGATTAACTCTGAAACCCGTGAAAGGATCCAGGGTATTATCCTGGAAAAATACGAACAGGTACTTGCAGAAGAACCTGCAGAAGCTGAAGTTGAAGCATGA
- a CDS encoding GTP-binding protein, producing the protein MKVLILGGFLGSGKTTLLLSLARYLVDSSRSGSVYKVVILENEVGREGIDDKLLRGNGFNVENLFNGCACCTLAGELVSAAYEIEKEYAPDWLIVETTGLAYPGLIQDNLSAGIGMESRVCTVVDVSRWKRLMNAMRELFVGQTERADVVLMNKTDLVSEQVLNDVERDIAKMNPDAVRIATSAVGHVEDYIWDVVLGVTENG; encoded by the coding sequence ATGAAGGTATTGATATTAGGAGGTTTTTTGGGGTCAGGTAAGACAACGCTCCTTCTTTCCCTGGCAAGGTATCTGGTGGACAGCTCCAGATCAGGCAGTGTCTATAAGGTGGTGATCCTGGAAAATGAGGTGGGCAGGGAAGGGATTGACGATAAGCTGCTGCGTGGTAATGGGTTTAACGTGGAAAATCTCTTCAACGGATGCGCCTGCTGTACTCTGGCAGGTGAACTGGTCTCGGCTGCCTATGAGATTGAAAAGGAATATGCCCCTGACTGGCTGATCGTGGAGACCACAGGCCTGGCATATCCGGGGCTGATCCAGGACAACCTGTCAGCGGGGATCGGAATGGAATCGCGGGTATGTACAGTGGTGGATGTATCCAGATGGAAACGGCTGATGAATGCCATGCGGGAACTTTTTGTAGGGCAGACAGAACGGGCAGATGTGGTCCTCATGAATAAGACGGATCTGGTGTCCGAACAGGTGCTGAACGATGTGGAGAGGGATATTGCGAAGATGAACCCGGATGCTGTGCGGATTGCCACTTCGGCTGTGGGCCATGTGGAAGATTACATCTGGGATGTAGTGTTGGGAGTGACAGAAAATGGGTAA
- the glgD gene encoding glucose-1-phosphate adenylyltransferase subunit GlgD: MRAIGIILAGGNNNKMRELSQKRAIAAMPIAGSYRSIDFALSNMSNSHIQKVAVLTQYNARSLNEHLSSSKWWDFGRKQGGLYTFTPTITADNSFWYRGTADAMIQNLNFLKSSHEPYVVIASGDGVYKLDFNKVLEYHIAKRADITVVCTDVYGDDTTRFGCLKMNEDSRIEEFEEKPMVTRTNTVSTGIYVIRRRQLIELLEKCAQEDRYDFVKDILIRYKNLKRIYGYKINTYWSNISTVESYYKTNMDFLKPKVRDYFFNQYPGVQSKIDDLPPAKYNPGSDVRNSLVSSGCIINGQVENSVLFKKVFVGNNCVIKNSIILNDVYLGDNTHIENCIVESRDTIRANSYYCGEDGIKIVVEKNERYVL, from the coding sequence ATGAGAGCAATAGGTATTATTCTTGCCGGCGGCAATAACAATAAAATGAGAGAGTTGTCACAGAAACGAGCGATCGCAGCAATGCCCATCGCTGGAAGTTACCGCAGCATAGACTTTGCGCTTAGCAACATGTCAAATTCCCACATTCAAAAAGTTGCGGTTCTGACACAGTATAATGCCCGTTCTCTGAATGAGCATCTGAGTTCCTCCAAATGGTGGGATTTCGGAAGAAAACAGGGAGGTCTCTACACCTTCACACCAACCATTACTGCTGACAACAGCTTCTGGTACAGAGGCACAGCAGATGCCATGATCCAGAACCTGAATTTCCTTAAATCCAGCCACGAGCCATATGTGGTGATCGCATCCGGTGATGGTGTGTACAAGCTGGATTTCAATAAAGTTCTGGAATACCATATTGCAAAACGCGCAGATATTACTGTTGTCTGCACAGATGTGTATGGGGATGACACCACCAGATTCGGCTGCCTGAAAATGAACGAGGACAGCAGAATTGAAGAGTTTGAAGAGAAACCAATGGTCACACGTACCAATACTGTGTCCACAGGTATCTATGTGATCAGAAGAAGACAGCTCATAGAGCTTTTAGAGAAATGCGCACAGGAAGACAGATATGATTTTGTAAAAGATATTCTCATCCGTTATAAGAACCTGAAGAGGATATACGGATATAAGATCAATACTTACTGGAGCAATATTTCCACTGTGGAGTCTTACTATAAAACCAATATGGACTTTCTGAAACCTAAAGTAAGAGATTACTTCTTCAATCAGTATCCTGGAGTTCAGTCCAAGATCGATGATCTGCCTCCGGCAAAATACAACCCCGGTTCAGATGTGAGGAACAGTCTGGTTTCCAGCGGATGTATCATCAACGGACAGGTTGAGAACTCTGTTCTGTTTAAGAAAGTATTTGTAGGCAATAACTGCGTGATCAAGAATTCCATTATTCTCAACGATGTGTATCTGGGAGATAATACCCACATTGAGAACTGCATTGTGGAGAGCCGTGATACGATCCGTGCCAATTCCTACTATTGCGGTGAGGATGGCATTAAGATCGTAGTGGAAAAGAACGAGCGTTATGTACTATAA
- a CDS encoding PucR family transcriptional regulator → MKLSMWMIANRLSSLDLELNISENAKPVLKSARSVYATNCVHVYQSGNDVICNGEGDLIRIKDARVTEAFEIVQCVFDFYEDWFTNIAELIRKKNYREVVNECWPVFHNPLILFDGNCRVLGLSEQYEEDDMDEEWKYLSAYGYSSLDAISYMRYNSLNQDFTRMGMQKFSFEGNMNYPGITYSLYSDEMLCGRLNLLEKERSLNPGDYQILELLANCLKSGLAEQETDTPDDRKTNLFYNLLDGKQVNDHHLSIQLTYQGWQKDDTYQIFLLEADSPENDKSIMEMLALTIMQHLSSCCILQRFPYLIILCDIDRYKGAPIKEIILSLTKGGNIRIACSLSSQGIRNCSFLLKQASAAIEYGRLLTPEIYYFEFFDHAMDYIIESSSLEDSVQACHPDVYDLWKKRRKNHDEMFDTLKCYLNNERSLVNTAQALFVHRNTLVYRVHKLTELLHDNLDDIYTRDYIKLSIRTLELFEQKFLNTKKQH, encoded by the coding sequence TTGAAACTTAGTATGTGGATGATCGCAAACCGGCTTTCTTCGTTGGACTTAGAGTTGAATATCAGCGAGAATGCAAAACCTGTCCTGAAGAGTGCCAGAAGTGTCTATGCAACAAACTGTGTACACGTGTACCAGTCAGGGAATGATGTCATCTGCAACGGAGAAGGTGATCTGATCCGTATTAAAGATGCCAGAGTAACAGAGGCCTTTGAAATTGTGCAGTGTGTATTTGATTTTTACGAGGACTGGTTTACCAATATTGCGGAGCTGATCCGGAAGAAGAACTACAGGGAAGTGGTGAATGAATGCTGGCCTGTATTTCACAATCCTCTGATCCTCTTTGACGGAAACTGCCGTGTTCTGGGTTTAAGTGAACAGTATGAAGAGGATGATATGGATGAAGAATGGAAATACCTCTCTGCCTATGGATACTCCTCTTTAGACGCCATCAGCTATATGCGGTATAACAGCCTCAATCAGGATTTCACCCGCATGGGCATGCAGAAATTTTCCTTTGAGGGAAATATGAACTATCCCGGGATCACCTACAGTCTGTATTCCGATGAAATGCTTTGCGGCAGGCTCAACCTCCTAGAAAAAGAGCGGTCCCTAAATCCGGGGGACTACCAAATCCTGGAGCTTTTGGCCAACTGCCTGAAATCCGGACTGGCAGAACAGGAGACAGATACCCCTGATGATAGAAAAACAAATCTTTTTTATAATCTTCTGGACGGAAAGCAGGTGAATGACCATCACCTTTCCATTCAGCTTACTTATCAAGGCTGGCAAAAGGATGATACCTATCAAATCTTCCTGTTGGAAGCAGATTCCCCTGAGAATGACAAAAGCATTATGGAAATGCTTGCCCTGACCATCATGCAGCATCTGTCATCCTGTTGTATTCTGCAGCGTTTCCCCTATCTCATTATTTTGTGTGACATAGACAGGTATAAAGGCGCGCCGATCAAGGAAATCATTTTATCTCTTACAAAGGGCGGAAATATCCGGATTGCCTGCAGCCTTTCCAGCCAGGGCATAAGAAACTGCAGCTTTTTACTGAAACAGGCATCCGCCGCCATTGAATACGGAAGGCTGTTGACACCGGAAATCTACTATTTTGAATTTTTTGATCATGCTATGGACTACATCATAGAATCCTCCAGTCTTGAGGACAGCGTGCAGGCCTGTCATCCTGATGTCTATGATCTCTGGAAAAAACGCCGAAAAAATCACGACGAAATGTTCGATACCCTGAAATGCTATCTGAATAATGAGCGCTCCCTGGTGAACACCGCCCAGGCGCTCTTTGTCCACCGCAATACACTGGTCTATCGCGTTCATAAACTGACAGAACTGCTCCATGACAATCTGGATGACATCTATACAAGGGATTATATCAAACTGTCCATCCGTACCCTGGAACTCTTTGAGCAAAAATTTCTGAATACAAAAAAGCAGCACTGA
- the murC gene encoding UDP-N-acetylmuramate--L-alanine ligase gives MYQIDFNQPLHIHFIGIGGISMSGLAEILLKEDFPISGSDSRKSALTAHLESLGAVVRIGQRASNITDDIQLVVYTAAIHEDNPEFACAREKGLPMLTRAELLGQIMKNYEIPVAVSGTHGKTTTTSMISHILLEADADPTISVGGILPAIHGNIRVGRSETFVTEACEYTNSFLSFFPKISIILNIDADHLDFFKDLDDIRHSFKLFAEKLPADGTLIISSDIPDYEEITKDLSCEIITCGLEHPADYMAQNITFDEFAHASFDCVKGSETLGHFSLSVPGVHNVANALSAIALGIKLGLSAEHIQKGLLNFSGTDRRFQYKGKVGGVTIIDDYAHHPTEIAATLRTAKNYPHKTTWCVFQPHTYTRTKALLDEFAEALTLADKVVLADIYAARETDDLGISSRDLRDLVASLGTDAYYFSTFDEIEEFLLKNCIHDDLLITMGAGDVYKIGENLLGM, from the coding sequence ATGTATCAGATAGATTTTAATCAGCCGCTGCATATTCACTTCATTGGCATCGGCGGTATCAGTATGAGCGGCCTGGCCGAAATTCTTTTAAAAGAGGATTTTCCCATATCAGGTTCTGACTCCAGAAAGTCCGCGCTGACTGCCCATCTGGAGAGCCTTGGTGCCGTTGTCCGCATTGGACAGCGCGCTTCCAATATTACAGACGATATCCAGCTTGTTGTCTACACGGCTGCGATCCATGAAGACAATCCGGAATTTGCATGTGCCCGAGAAAAGGGACTGCCCATGCTCACTAGAGCAGAACTTCTGGGACAGATCATGAAAAACTATGAAATACCTGTAGCTGTATCCGGCACACACGGCAAGACCACCACCACATCCATGATCTCACACATCCTTCTGGAAGCTGACGCAGACCCTACTATCTCCGTGGGCGGAATTCTGCCTGCCATCCACGGCAATATCCGTGTAGGCCGGTCAGAGACCTTTGTCACAGAAGCCTGTGAATACACCAACAGTTTTTTGAGCTTTTTCCCCAAGATCAGCATCATTCTGAATATAGACGCGGACCATCTTGATTTCTTCAAGGATCTGGACGATATCCGCCACTCCTTCAAGCTGTTTGCTGAAAAACTGCCCGCTGACGGAACTCTGATCATCAGCAGTGATATTCCGGACTATGAAGAGATTACCAAAGACCTTTCCTGCGAGATCATTACCTGCGGCCTGGAACATCCGGCTGATTATATGGCTCAGAATATTACCTTCGACGAGTTCGCCCACGCTTCCTTTGACTGTGTAAAAGGCAGCGAGACACTTGGACATTTCTCCTTGTCAGTACCCGGAGTCCATAATGTTGCCAATGCCCTGTCTGCCATAGCTCTGGGCATAAAGCTGGGCCTTTCCGCGGAGCACATCCAAAAAGGGCTTCTGAACTTCAGCGGAACGGACAGACGATTCCAGTACAAGGGCAAAGTGGGCGGTGTCACCATCATTGACGACTATGCCCATCATCCCACAGAGATTGCTGCCACACTGCGAACTGCGAAAAATTATCCCCACAAAACTACCTGGTGTGTCTTCCAGCCGCATACGTATACCAGGACAAAAGCCCTGTTGGATGAGTTTGCGGAGGCATTGACCCTGGCTGACAAAGTGGTCCTGGCTGACATTTATGCCGCACGGGAAACCGATGATCTGGGGATTTCCTCACGGGATCTGCGTGATCTGGTGGCCTCCCTTGGCACAGATGCGTATTATTTTTCCACATTTGATGAGATAGAAGAATTTTTATTAAAAAATTGTATCCACGATGATTTGTTGATAACTATGGGTGCCGGAGATGTGTATAAAATCGGCGAAAACCTGCTAGGAATGTAA